The Arvicanthis niloticus isolate mArvNil1 chromosome 2, mArvNil1.pat.X, whole genome shotgun sequence genome includes a window with the following:
- the Wfdc2 gene encoding WAP four-disulfide core domain protein 2, which produces MPACRLCLLAAGLLLGLLLFTPLSATGTGTEKPGVCPQLEPIADCVKECALDKECADNRKCCQAGCSSICSKPNGLSEGELSGTRTTTLSAGLAHTTPLSGRQVSTKPPAVTREGGEQEKQGSCPSVDFPKLGLCEDQCKVDSQCSGNMKCCRNGCGKMACTTPEF; this is translated from the exons atgcctgcctgtcgcCTCTGCTTGCTGGCCGCAGGCCTCCTACTCGGGCTGCTACTGTTCACCCCTCTCTCAGCCACAG GCACCGGAACAGAGAAACCCGGCGTGTGCCCCCAGCTCGAACCCATTGCGGACTGTGTGAAGGAGTGCGCCTTGGACAAGGAGTGCGCGGACAACCGCAAGTGCTGCCAGGCCGGGTGCAGCTCTATCTGCTCCAAGCCTAATG GACTGAGCGAAGGAGAGCTCTCAGGGACCAGAACTACAACTCTATCAGCCGGCCTTGCCCACACTACTCCACTGTCCGGACGTCAAGTCTCCACGAAGCCACCGGCTGTGACCAGGGAAGGAGGTGAACAAG AAAAGCAGGGCTCCTGCCCCAGTGTGGACTTCCCCAAGCTCGGCCTCTGCGAGGACCAGTGCAAGGTGGACAGCCAGTGTTCTGGCAACATGAAGTGCTGCCGAAACGGCTGTGGGAAGATGGCCTGCACCACACCCGAGTTCTGA